TCGACCGCTCAACAAGCCAGCAGCTGAGGAGCAGGTTACAGGTGGAGTTGAAGAGTCAGCGCCTGCCACAGCCACTAGACACGGCACATTTGTCCAGAGCATCACCCTCGACCGACGGATACCAGTCCGGACCAATCCAAAAGCCCTCCTCTACAGATGAACTGACACGCCCCGGCCACACGGGAAGCTCAGCCCAAGCTTCTACGATGGGTACATCCGCATAGCCCAGATCTGCAACGTCTGGACAAGTACCGGTACCTCCCTCTCGGGTCACATCACTATTAACTAAGCCCCTGTCACCGCGCAGCAAGCAGCCTCCATGATTGGAGAGACCGTTCACATTGCCACCCCAGTATCCCATCTCTCTTTGGACGCTCATCTTGCTGCCTAGTTGGAGTGGAGCCAGAACGCTCGATCCTGTTGGAGGAAGCAAGCTGTGCGAGATCCAACGGAGGCAGGCTTTAAAGATAAGCTTATTTGGACATCGTCTATACATTTATTCGACGTTTCTGCGATTGAAAGCCTTCAGAAATGCACAACAACTTTACAAGATGGTCGGATATCCTGCAGAAACTAGGGGAAGCGAGTATGAATGCACGTTAACCCTAGATCAGATCACGTGGTCTTTGTCGAAAAGACCTGTTCGGCattaaaagagaaattgaCCGATGAACAGTGCATCAGATAAGCCGAAAGACGGTTAAGTCAGACTAAATCTGCGAGTGGATCAGCTTGAAGTTCGGACACATTTAATCAGTGCGAAAAATAGCTCGAGGTATGAATCGGACCACGCCCTAGCGGTTAAAAACGGTTTTGATAAATGACGTGGCCGTTCAGTTCGCGAGCACTGTCCTCGTCCGGGCCGAAAATCCATGCTTGATTTAGTAAATCGAACGAAGCAACTGCCAGGAAAATTTCGCACTCGATCGTCCGGCTCGCGCGCTAGAAACGGCAAATGATATCGTGATCGTCCCAGCGGCAGGTGCACATCCAGGACACCTTTAGATTGGACAGTTGGGAGGGCATGGGATGTTTGACGTGTTATTTCTTACTCATGTTTCCTCCAATATGACAGCAGAACAAGGTTTCCCCTTTCTACCCCTCCCCAAGAGAACCGTAGAAAAAAAGTCTCCGAACTGTCTCAACGTACTTTTCGCAATCGCCCAGAAGGATCGAAAATTACGTCAGCGGATATACGGCTTTactgaaacaaaagaaaagggccaaGAACGGAATCGGACACTCGGATGCAAGTCCGAGACCGGGAAGAATTGCCTGATCCGGGCGCTTCCGCTCCGTGAGAGCCGCCAAGATGGTGCATTGCTTAGAAATATTATGTGACGAGAAGTGGTCGAGGTGGGAACGGTAATGGAAAACTCTGACCCTAAAGGGACACGAACAGTCCTGTGTCAGGGAGAAATATCCGAGTCCCGACCCGATGTATCCCTATAAGGCAATGATTGTTAGTAAGAAGGACTGCTCGTGCCGTACTACCACGGCACAACCCATACTATGTAGGGCACTAAGGGTGCtagtcaatcaatcaagcaTTGACCGCCAAGAGCTACTGCAGTATGATGATTGATCAGCTCATCCGGTGGAGGCTGGTATGGGTCTTTGCGCACCTCACTAGAGTTGCACTACACTGGAGCTCTTGGCAATCACAGGGAGCAAATGAGCTCAAGATACTACTTCGGTGAGCCTGCATCCTGGTCGTTTTCCCATTAGCTAACATAGTAAAGTACTACCTCGTGGGTGAGGGACACTAATTTATAACGATTGCTAACCAGAGCAATTTCGTTTGGCGATCAAGAGGGGAAGCGAAGTCTGTGATGTGGCCTGCAGACCCTGGATCCTTTTTGACTCATCGTCGGTCTATCATCGTCAAATCGGGGTCGCAATCCAGTACGAAGTTCCAGCCATCAATGAAATGTGGACAACTACCCCCCGTATCTCAGGAACTTCCGGGTCTCCTGCCGCTCCCTGCCGCGCTTCCTTTCTTCGACCTGCCTTATCCGACACTTCCGATGCCTTCCAGATCTGGTGACAATAATCCACAATGGCCGTCACTAACTATCCATGGCAGGTCATATGGCAAATCAGTAATATGAGGATCCCCCGACGTCGCCCTTGGAGAAAATTCTTCGAGATGCTTATAAATTGACCGAGCCCCGctccttcctccctttttctgATTGAAGGTCCCATCTGGCATGGCTTATCTGACAGCAATATAGCTATTCTTAGTCACCCCAACTGTCATCCTAcctgtctcttctttctccctgtCTTTTGGTCTTTCCCACCGCGACTTCCAATATCAACATTATGACGGAAACTCAAACGGTCTTGGCATCACGCCAGTCCGGGCGGAGCTCTGAGAGTAGCTCGCTGGATGCTATTGCAGCCGAGAAGCAAAATCTGGCCGTGCACAGCGTCCCATCGACTCGGCCAGACTTACATAACTCCGCCTCTCCTAAGCGGTGGAAAACCTTTTGGACCGCTTTCCGgtatcttcaacatctgACCCCGAAGCAGGTCGATGACTTCATGGCATCTTATGTCATCTACAACCTAGACTGGTCCGATGAGAAGCAGATGGTCGAAGAGCTAGGGCCCAACTACCAAGAAAAGGTCGGCGATTGCCTCAAGTCGTACTATGGGGTGCTAAATCACCTCTGCGCTCTTGGCGACGTCGAGAAGATGTATATCCCACCATTCATGAGCAAGAAAGCGACCGTGCTAGAAAACCAATTATTGTATGAAGAGTCCATTGCCGAACATATTGGCCTTAAGCCCGGAGACAAAGTATTAGATCTGGGTTGTGGTCGCGGCCGCGTGGCTGCGCACATGACCCAATACTCGGGGGCACATGTGACCGGATTAAACATCGACCCTAACCAGATCGCCCAAGCCCGTTCCTACAACGAGAAGCTTGGGTTCAAGGACAACCGCTTCATCGTCCAGGACTTCAACAGCCTTCCTCTCCCGTTCGAAGATGAGACCTTTGACGCATTCTATCAGATCCAGGCATTCAGTCTGTGCAAAGATTTGCCCGCTCTGTTTCGCGAGATCTTCCGTGTACTCAAGCCGGGAGCGAGATTCTCTATGCTGGACTGGGTCAGTCTGCCTGACTATGATCCCTCAAACCCTGAGCATGTCCAGCTCATGCGCCGTGTAAAGCCTCTCATTGGGGCGGTGGGCACCCCTACTCCGAAGATTCTAGAGAACGCTCTCACAGATGCAGGATTCACGGTAACTCGCTCCGACAACGCGAGTGTCGGTGGACTGCAAGCCCCGTTGATCGCAAAGGTTGACCTCTACTTCCGGTCCATGCGACAGCTTATACTGGGTCTGGTCAAAACTCACG
The sequence above is a segment of the Aspergillus oryzae RIB40 DNA, chromosome 3 genome. Coding sequences within it:
- a CDS encoding SAM-dependent methyltransferase (SAM-dependent methyltransferases); protein product: MTETQTVLASRQSGRSSESSSLDAIAAEKQNLAVHSVPSTRPDLHNSASPKRWKTFWTAFRYLQHLTPKQVDDFMASYVIYNLDWSDEKQMVEELGPNYQEKVGDCLKSYYGVLNHLCALGDVEKMYIPPFMSKKATVLENQLLYEESIAEHIGLKPGDKVLDLGCGRGRVAAHMTQYSGAHVTGLNIDPNQIAQARSYNEKLGFKDNRFIVQDFNSLPLPFEDETFDAFYQIQAFSLCKDLPALFREIFRVLKPGARFSMLDWVSLPDYDPSNPEHVQLMRRVKPLIGAVGTPTPKILENALTDAGFTVTRSDNASVGGLQAPLIAKVDLYFRSMRQLILGLVKTHVLPKHFKTLINRLCLDGEAFVKMDNMRLVTTSYRIIAQKPLH